The following are encoded in a window of Drosophila simulans strain w501 chromosome 3L, Prin_Dsim_3.1, whole genome shotgun sequence genomic DNA:
- the LOC6738676 gene encoding uncharacterized protein LOC6738676: MPRTSMFDSDSDEREDLALLNTRKVSNGRVKKRKRKSKDTIYKQDELLKNKNHNSSSAFPAVNEPLYRGRDPKPLPTKFRGDKDVLDFGLGKHADPMNVVHEEGSMKPPKSSKIVKTRRLPNEAIKFLTERQDVPRSPVRIELNLPMASHWLFNRHFRPVSPIRRSFVDDIDIDTPTLEDIWCSYLNVKMGIIQLSDAVWPLCCMANLETSKTPPTKRVGCAENLHNKSIFETGLERQIGENELRVLNQWLESEVLNSPHIDMEKYDLNGKEKKGNAPQKPRILDNEEVSFSNLTIGIEEERAIKEWINKEGLSEHYSDIDEYDMLFKLARDPEKNRDLLFDLLKPKDLIPQDKAAWKKFPPKVLQLAQKPDLVEPEPSLDNIPEKETPFIENNPEKPVILEVKDIKPLVPKPEDEADIQGWLQQCSETISQQLQLVINEDSSSKPASAEPEGIDFESEISKQQLQPRILGESNKKLSPESGWQNSFTVRLDDFEYIVDHNMTEFRDPQAKRIRSKWNQRFGLKSAENLRRCVLLPPLPVHLDKCLQRIRILRRPSRRNVEQLRLRVEMNFCKTYCKLSMNRFLNLGIAANTLGNAVYNRDIGVIQARYEASQIAWIWADGSVLIINGRSKAMLAETQRDIFLRISGRPNFTTDPTHKLLHLRLISCAHFPWAISLPEFTASSAICSEPNMKYVYYVDKTIPGVAARVHETGMIQVFAMTTSDADNILKILYPITANHRKATIDGIGGTTIKTEIIDEEYPSS, encoded by the exons ATGCCACGAACTTCGATGTttgattcggattcagatgaGCGCGAAGATCTTGCGCTTCTTAATACTCGTAAGGTCAGCAATGGCAGGGTGAAAAAGCGTAAGAGGAAGAGCAAAGACACCATCTACAAGCAGGATGAACtcctgaaaaataaaaaccataactCCTCCAG CGCTTTTCCAGCAGTAAATGAACCATTGTACCG TGGACGAGACCCAAAGCCGCTGCCCACCAAGTTCCGCGGTGATAAGGATGTTCTGGACTTCGGCCTCGGGAAACATGCGGATCCCATGAACGTCGTCCACGAAGAGGGTTCAATGAAACCTCCAAAGTCATCGAAGATTGTCAAGACCCGACGATTGCCCAACGAGGCAATAAAATTTCTAACTGAACGCCAAGATGTTCCAAGATCCCCCGTCAGAATAGAACTTAATCTGCCAATGGCTTCACATTGGTTGTTTAATCGCCATTTTCGACCTGTGTCACCTATCCGCAGGAGCTTTGTGGATGATATTGATATAGATACGCCAACGTTGGAGGATATATGGTGCAGTTACTTGAATGTGAAGATGGGAATTATACAGCTCTCGGATGCTGtatggccattgtgttgcATGGCGAATTTGGAGACATCCAAAACTCCGCCTACAAAAAGAGTTGGGTGCGCCGAAAATCTCCACAATAAGAGTATTTTCGAAACTGGCTTGGAAAGGCAGATCGGAGAGAATGAGCTGCGGGTCTTGAATCAGTGGTTAGAATCTGAGGTGCTCAATAGTCCTCATATTGATATGGAAAAATACGATTTaaatggaaaggaaaaaaaaggaaatgcacCCCAGAAGCCTCGGATTCTAGACAATGAAGAAGTCTCCTTTTCTAACTTGACTATTGGAATCGAAGAGGAGCGAGCCATCAAGGAATGGATAAATAAGGAAGGGCTCAGCGAACACTACAGTGATATAGATGAGTACGATATGCTATTTAAACTAGCCAGAGATCCTGAAAAGAACCGCGATCTTCTGTTTGACTTACTGAAGCCCAAGGATCTTATCCCCCAGGATAAGGCTGCTTGGAAAAAGTTTCCACCAAAGGTATTGCAATTGGCACAGAAACCAGATTTGGTTGAGCCTGAGCCTTCTTTGGATAATATTCCAGAAAAAGAAACTCCATTTATTGAGAATAATCCAGAAAAGCCTGTTATCCTCGAGGTCAAAGACATTAAACCATTAGTCCCCAAACCAGAGGACGAGGCAGATATACAGGGTTGGCTACAGCAATGCAGTGAAACCATTTCCCAACAACTGCAGCTTGTCATCAATGAGGACAGTTCCAGCAAACCAGCTTCTGCAGAACCCGAGGGCATTGACTTCGAATCCGAGATTAGcaagcagcaactgcaacccCGAATCCTTGGagaaagcaataaaaaactCTCACCAGAATCTGGATGGCAGAACAGCTTCACAGTTCGCCTCGACGACTTCGAGTACATCGTCGACCACAATATGACAGAGTTTAGGGATCCCCAAGCTAAGAGAATCCGCTCCAAGTGGAACCAGCGCTTTGGATTAAAGTCGGCGGAGAATTTGAGAAGATGTGTGCTGCTTCCGCCTCTGCCAGTTCATCTGGACAAGTGCCTCCAGAGGATCAGAATCCTAAGGCGTCCCAGCAGGCGCAATGTGGAGCAATTGCGCCTGCGCGTCGAGATGAATTTTTGCAAAACGTATTGCAAACTGAGTATGAACCGATTTTTGAATCTTGGAATTGCGGCTAATACCCTAGGCAACGCCGTCTACAATAGAGACATAGGTGTGATCCAAGCGCGGTATGAGGCCTCACAAATAGCCTGGATTTGGGCCGATGGCAGTGTCTTGATAATCAATGGAAGAAGCAAAGCGATGCTGGCCGAAACCCAAAGggatatatttttaaggatTTCTGGAAGGCCGAACTTTACAACCGACCCCACACACAAGCTTCTACACCTTCGTCTCATTTCCTGTGCCCACTTTCCATGGGCCATCTCTTTGCCGGAATTCACTGCTTCAAGCGCTATTTGTTCAGAACCCAATATGAAGTATGTCTACTACGTGGACAAGACTATTCCCGGGGTGGCAGCCCGTGTCCATGAGACGGGAATGATCCAGGTGTTTGCCATGACCACGAGTGATGCGGATAATATTCTGAAGATCCTCTACCCCATTACGGCCAATCACCGCAAGGCCACCATAGATGGCATAGGTGGCACCACCATCAAAACAGAAATAATTGACGAAGAATATCCGTCAAGTTAA